One Gelria sp. Kuro-4 DNA segment encodes these proteins:
- a CDS encoding RNA polymerase sigma factor, which yields MVADEVLVSACRRGDQDAFATLVERYQGKIYNLAYRLLGNADDAGEMAQEVFCRAYVKLGEFRGEASFSTWLYRIAHNICYDELRRRRRRPVVSLEAETESGTRLEVSAPQPGPAELCARQAVRERLQQLIATLPPDQRTALVLRDIQDLSYEEMAQVLQCSLGTVKSRLNRARRTLRDKLNAERELFLGSGVYSG from the coding sequence ATGGTTGCGGACGAAGTGCTGGTGAGCGCCTGCCGCCGGGGAGACCAGGATGCGTTCGCCACGCTGGTGGAGCGCTATCAGGGCAAAATCTACAACCTGGCCTACCGGCTGTTGGGCAACGCTGACGACGCCGGCGAAATGGCGCAAGAGGTGTTCTGCCGCGCCTACGTGAAACTCGGCGAGTTCCGCGGGGAAGCCAGCTTCAGCACCTGGCTTTATCGCATTGCCCATAATATCTGCTATGACGAGCTGCGCCGGCGCCGGCGCCGGCCGGTGGTTTCCTTGGAGGCGGAGACGGAAAGCGGGACCCGCCTCGAAGTGTCGGCTCCGCAGCCCGGTCCGGCGGAACTCTGTGCCCGCCAGGCCGTGCGGGAGCGGTTGCAGCAGCTCATTGCCACGCTTCCCCCTGACCAGCGCACAGCTCTGGTCCTAAGGGACATCCAGGACCTTTCCTACGAAGAGATGGCTCAGGTCCTACAATGTTCCCTCGGCACGGTTAAGTCGCGGCTTAACCGGGCGCGGCGGACGCTGCGCGACAAACTGAACGCCGAGCGGGAACTTTTCTTGGGCAGCGGCGTCTATTCCGGGTGA
- a CDS encoding Na+/H+ antiporter subunit E produces the protein MPIYTYAGGGRPMPLLAELLRLVPRIKAQLAWAASLFAFWLALAWAADSQHLVAGVVCVFFLAILWRELVPRHSFPLRAFPALILYLALLAGEILQAGVHVAAIVLNPRLPIAPAFRKVKVPLSTPGGKTALANSITLTPGTLTVEVEDQAFLVHMIDRNVPFNLPEWTLTKLLAELERGGEP, from the coding sequence GTGCCGATCTACACTTATGCCGGTGGTGGACGTCCTATGCCGCTCCTCGCCGAACTGCTCCGTTTAGTGCCGCGTATCAAGGCCCAGCTCGCGTGGGCAGCATCGTTATTCGCTTTTTGGCTCGCCCTGGCCTGGGCGGCAGACAGCCAGCACCTTGTAGCCGGAGTTGTCTGTGTTTTCTTTCTGGCAATCCTGTGGCGTGAGCTCGTTCCCCGGCACAGCTTCCCGCTGCGCGCTTTTCCGGCTTTAATCCTTTACCTCGCCCTCCTGGCCGGGGAAATCCTGCAGGCCGGGGTGCATGTGGCCGCCATCGTGCTGAACCCGCGCCTCCCCATTGCTCCCGCCTTCCGCAAGGTAAAGGTGCCCCTGAGCACCCCCGGAGGAAAAACCGCCCTGGCCAACTCCATCACCCTGACCCCAGGTACCTTAACCGTGGAGGTAGAGGACCAGGCGTTCCTGGTACACATGATCGATCGCAACGTACCCTTTAACCTGCCGGAATGGACCCTTACCAAGCTTCTCGCAGAGCTCGAAAGGGGAGGAGAGCCTTGA
- a CDS encoding monovalent cation/H+ antiporter complex subunit F, which yields MIQFHAGAAALLAFLILGCLLRAYLGPTAADRVVAVNVIGTKAVILLCLVSAAFEEGFFLDVALVYSLISFLATVCLARLVLQKEQGREAR from the coding sequence TTGATCCAGTTCCATGCCGGGGCCGCCGCCCTGCTTGCCTTTCTCATCTTAGGGTGCCTGCTCAGGGCCTACCTGGGCCCCACCGCCGCCGACCGGGTGGTGGCGGTAAACGTCATCGGCACCAAGGCTGTCATTCTGCTCTGCCTGGTTTCCGCCGCCTTTGAGGAGGGCTTCTTCCTGGACGTAGCCCTGGTTTACTCCCTCATCAGCTTTCTGGCCACCGTTTGCCTGGCGCGCCTGGTGCTGCAAAAAGAGCAGGGAAGGGAAGCCAGGTGA
- the mnhG gene encoding monovalent cation/H(+) antiporter subunit G translates to MLVASKLLLLGGLFFSFTATLGLLRLPDVYNRLHATTKCDTLGAGLILLALILSGRPPEQAVKLVVILIFLWLANPTAAHILARAAWAAGTPLARGTELPKEERPC, encoded by the coding sequence ATGCTTGTCGCTTCTAAGCTCCTGCTCTTGGGCGGCCTGTTCTTTTCCTTCACGGCAACGCTGGGGCTGCTGCGCCTGCCGGACGTCTACAACCGCCTGCACGCCACCACCAAGTGCGACACCTTGGGCGCCGGTCTCATCCTCTTGGCCCTTATCCTCAGCGGGCGGCCGCCGGAGCAGGCGGTAAAGCTGGTGGTGATCCTTATCTTCCTCTGGCTGGCGAACCCCACCGCCGCCCATATCCTGGCCCGGGCCGCCTGGGCCGCCGGTACACCCCTGGCCCGGGGAACAGAGCTCCCGAAGGAGGAAAGGCCGTGTTAG
- a CDS encoding hydrogenase subunit MbhD domain-containing protein, with translation MLVVRLFLLALLILCALAVGRTRDLLSAAVIFAAYSLVMATVWQQLRAPDIALAEAAIGAGITSLLFIVTIARTGRYEK, from the coding sequence GTGTTAGTGGTCCGCTTGTTCCTTCTCGCCCTGCTCATCCTTTGTGCCCTGGCGGTGGGCCGCACGCGCGACCTCTTGAGTGCAGCGGTGATCTTCGCCGCTTACAGCCTCGTCATGGCCACCGTCTGGCAGCAGCTCCGAGCCCCCGACATCGCCCTGGCGGAAGCGGCCATCGGGGCCGGCATCACCAGCCTCCTCTTCATCGTGACCATCGCCCGCACCGGGAGGTACGAAAAGTGA
- the mbhE gene encoding hydrogen gas-evolving membrane-bound hydrogenase subunit E — protein sequence MRAVLITLILLLAAGALVAVALEMPPLGAPGAPALASPLTAYYQARAFYETACPNQVAAIVADYRAYDTLGETTVLFTAVAAILTLRHSRKEEKDRG from the coding sequence GTGAGAGCGGTACTCATCACCTTGATCCTCCTCCTCGCCGCCGGCGCCTTGGTGGCAGTGGCCCTGGAGATGCCGCCCTTGGGTGCGCCGGGTGCTCCCGCTTTGGCAAGCCCCCTTACAGCCTACTACCAGGCGCGGGCTTTTTACGAAACCGCCTGTCCTAATCAGGTTGCTGCCATCGTGGCCGACTACCGGGCCTATGATACTCTGGGAGAAACCACGGTACTGTTCACCGCTGTCGCCGCTATCCTGACCCTCAGGCACAGCCGGAAGGAGGAGAAGGACCGTGGATGA
- a CDS encoding MnhB domain-containing protein produces the protein MDDLVLKTVARLLIPFIQLYGLYVILHGHLSPGGGFAGGVIVAAGFVLYALAFGRSALAAVFPERLSTWLESGGILWYVGLGLVGVFSGGAFLANARAGFPLGPAGRLFSSGLVFLLNLGIGIKVAATIATLFRHLEEE, from the coding sequence GTGGATGACCTGGTTCTCAAGACGGTGGCCCGGCTGCTCATCCCTTTCATCCAGCTCTACGGTTTGTACGTCATCCTGCACGGCCATCTCTCGCCCGGCGGCGGGTTTGCCGGCGGGGTGATCGTAGCGGCGGGGTTCGTGCTCTATGCCCTGGCCTTCGGCCGGTCGGCGCTCGCGGCCGTGTTTCCCGAACGTCTTTCCACTTGGCTGGAGAGCGGCGGCATCCTCTGGTACGTGGGGCTGGGTCTGGTAGGGGTTTTCTCCGGCGGGGCTTTTCTGGCCAACGCCCGGGCCGGCTTCCCCCTGGGCCCAGCCGGGCGGCTTTTTTCCAGCGGCCTCGTTTTTCTGCTCAACCTGGGCATCGGTATCAAAGTCGCCGCCACCATCGCTACGCTCTTTCGCCACCTGGAGGAGGAATAG
- a CDS encoding sodium:proton antiporter: MHFDYVAAMLLYVTGLGIMLFHSNLIKKIFGMNIMETAVFLLFILSGYVRGGKPPIALPGQLPAAPVNPLPQALILTGLVVSVSVTAYALALVRALYQAYGTLSAPEIARRKGEFS, from the coding sequence GTGCACTTCGATTATGTGGCCGCGATGCTGCTTTACGTCACCGGGCTGGGGATCATGCTGTTTCACTCAAACCTCATCAAGAAGATCTTCGGAATGAACATCATGGAGACGGCCGTTTTTCTACTTTTTATCCTCAGCGGGTACGTGCGCGGGGGGAAGCCACCCATCGCCCTCCCGGGGCAGCTACCCGCAGCGCCCGTCAACCCGCTCCCCCAGGCCCTCATCCTCACCGGCCTGGTGGTTTCGGTCAGCGTTACCGCCTATGCCCTGGCCCTGGTACGCGCGCTTTACCAGGCCTACGGCACCTTGAGCGCCCCGGAGATCGCCCGGCGCAAGGGAGAGTTCTCATGA
- a CDS encoding proton-conducting transporter membrane subunit translates to MTSAQLLLPLLTLLVAALVLPLLKPRRAAPFALAALGLAFLLWLPLTASVLHSGTVTYHLGGWPPPVGIEITADKLAVFFGGTVFLVTLPAAFGAVVDLPAAVPERALPSFWTLYLLLVFSLLGLAEAGDLFNTYVFLEISSLAACALVASVHRPANLEAAFKYLLLSTVGSGCVLMAIALLYMVTGQLNLGFLARELPYQAPLYPKIVAAAGTFLLAGLGVKAALFPLHTWLPDAHASAPAPASALLSGLVVKAYVVVLVRVVWGTLGQVFLTLLPFKTLLLVLATASIFFGSISAMAQVDLKRMLAYSTVAQMGYIFLGLAAGNVTAFTGAILHIFNHALLKGTLFLAAGTIIRRTGERHLPNLIGSGHTCPTALSAFSIAALGMVGIPATCGFTSKWLLTVGALQAGSPLLAWVVLLSSLLNAAYYLPVIILGFFGHGSTGEIRFHWDRVPAGLLLPAGFLACASIVFGLWPSLPLHLAQDIAHQFFL, encoded by the coding sequence ATGACAAGCGCGCAGCTGCTCCTTCCCCTTTTAACCCTGCTGGTGGCGGCCCTGGTACTGCCGCTTCTCAAGCCGCGGCGCGCTGCGCCGTTCGCCTTGGCCGCCCTCGGCCTCGCTTTCCTCCTCTGGCTCCCGCTCACTGCCTCGGTACTGCACTCGGGAACTGTCACCTACCACCTGGGCGGGTGGCCGCCACCGGTGGGGATTGAAATAACAGCCGACAAGCTCGCCGTATTCTTCGGCGGTACGGTTTTTTTGGTCACCCTGCCGGCGGCCTTCGGCGCCGTGGTGGACCTGCCCGCCGCCGTGCCGGAGCGCGCCCTCCCCTCTTTCTGGACCCTGTACCTGCTCTTGGTGTTCTCGCTCTTGGGCCTGGCGGAGGCGGGCGATCTCTTCAATACCTACGTCTTTCTCGAGATTTCGTCCCTGGCCGCCTGTGCCTTGGTGGCCAGTGTCCACCGCCCGGCCAACCTGGAAGCCGCCTTTAAGTACCTGCTTCTTTCCACAGTGGGGTCCGGCTGCGTCCTTATGGCCATCGCATTGCTTTATATGGTGACGGGCCAGCTCAACTTGGGTTTCCTGGCCCGGGAACTGCCGTACCAGGCCCCCCTGTACCCGAAAATCGTGGCGGCCGCCGGCACCTTTCTCCTCGCCGGCCTGGGCGTAAAGGCCGCCCTCTTTCCGCTGCACACCTGGCTGCCCGACGCCCACGCCAGCGCCCCCGCTCCGGCCAGCGCCCTCCTTTCCGGGCTGGTGGTGAAGGCTTACGTGGTGGTGCTCGTACGGGTGGTCTGGGGTACGTTGGGCCAGGTGTTCCTTACCCTGCTCCCCTTTAAGACGCTGCTCCTTGTCCTGGCTACCGCTTCCATCTTCTTCGGCTCCATTTCAGCCATGGCCCAGGTTGACCTCAAACGGATGCTGGCCTACTCCACCGTGGCGCAAATGGGTTACATCTTCCTGGGTTTGGCCGCAGGTAACGTCACCGCCTTTACCGGTGCCATTCTGCACATTTTTAACCACGCTCTCTTAAAAGGTACGCTTTTCCTGGCCGCCGGGACCATCATCCGGCGCACTGGGGAGCGACACTTGCCGAACCTCATCGGCAGCGGGCACACCTGCCCGACCGCCCTGTCGGCTTTTTCCATCGCCGCCCTCGGCATGGTGGGTATCCCGGCCACCTGCGGGTTTACCAGCAAGTGGCTGCTTACCGTAGGCGCCCTCCAGGCCGGTTCGCCGCTACTGGCCTGGGTTGTCCTCCTTTCCAGCCTGCTCAATGCCGCCTACTATCTACCGGTAATAATCCTCGGCTTCTTCGGCCACGGCAGTACCGGTGAGATTCGTTTCCACTGGGACCGTGTGCCGGCCGGACTGCTTCTGCCGGCCGGCTTCCTGGCCTGCGCCAGCATTGTTTTCGGGCTCTGGCCTTCACTACCCCTGCACCTGGCCCAAGATATCGCCCACCAGTTTTTCCTCTAA